A stretch of Anaerohalosphaeraceae bacterium DNA encodes these proteins:
- a CDS encoding ribose-phosphate pyrophosphokinase: protein MIHHPLLVFGGTSHPELTEGICRYLQQEPGRARIWRFPDSEKIIKLETDVRGTDCFVVQSVCKPVDENLMELLIFLDCLRRASAARVTAVIPYFGYARQDRKDEGRVPITAKLVANLIVAAGANRVLTLDLHAAQLQGFFDIPVDHLTAEPVIAKYLKGKQLDNLTVVAPDVGNMKKAARYAQKLGADLAIIHKRRVSGSEIVCGEIIGEVEGRNIVMCDDMITTGGTICGAAELLKQRGACRIIAGATHGVLAEPAMERLPKAPLDEVIVTDSVPLGTKGSVLKNLTVLSVADLLGEAVRRIHLNLSVSGLFNGIE, encoded by the coding sequence ATGATTCATCATCCGCTGCTTGTTTTCGGCGGGACCAGTCATCCGGAATTGACGGAAGGGATTTGCCGGTATCTTCAGCAGGAGCCGGGCAGGGCGCGCATCTGGCGGTTTCCGGACAGCGAAAAGATTATCAAGCTGGAAACGGATGTTCGGGGGACGGACTGTTTTGTGGTGCAGTCAGTCTGCAAGCCGGTGGATGAGAATCTGATGGAGCTGCTGATTTTTCTGGACTGCCTGCGCCGGGCCAGTGCGGCCCGTGTGACGGCGGTGATACCGTATTTCGGATACGCCCGTCAGGACCGCAAAGATGAAGGGCGCGTACCGATTACGGCCAAACTGGTGGCCAATCTGATTGTGGCCGCCGGGGCCAACCGCGTGCTGACGCTGGACCTGCATGCGGCCCAGCTGCAGGGGTTTTTTGATATTCCGGTGGACCATCTGACGGCCGAGCCGGTGATTGCCAAATATCTTAAGGGCAAGCAGCTGGACAACCTGACGGTTGTAGCACCGGATGTGGGAAATATGAAGAAAGCGGCGCGGTATGCTCAGAAGCTGGGGGCGGATTTGGCGATTATTCACAAGCGCCGCGTGAGCGGTTCGGAGATTGTCTGCGGGGAGATTATCGGGGAGGTGGAAGGGCGGAATATTGTGATGTGCGATGATATGATTACAACGGGCGGAACGATTTGCGGGGCGGCGGAGCTGCTTAAGCAGCGCGGGGCCTGCCGGATTATCGCCGGGGCGACGCATGGAGTTCTGGCGGAGCCGGCGATGGAGCGTCTGCCGAAGGCGCCGCTGGATGAGGTGATTGTGACCGACAGCGTTCCGCTGGGGACCAAAGGAAGTGTGCTGAAGAATCTGACGGTGCTGAGTGTGGCGGACCTGCTGGGGGAAGCGGTCCGGCGAATTCATCTGAATCTGTCCGTCAGCGGTTTGTTTAACGGAATCGAGTAA
- a CDS encoding 50S ribosomal protein L25 has protein sequence MAELMTLEAEIRQQKGSKAARRLRDRKVGKLPAIVYGHGQEPVCISLNAHDFVEALHHGHRIFEVKLPEGKQTLLVKDLQYDHLGKQIIHADLMRVDLSERVTVTVPLELRGTAKGSHEGGIVDQMLDHLEVECAVTDIPEVIGVSIKELGLGQMIHARDVALPAGVVLKTNPDALICLCHLPKVKEAEEAAAPAEGIQEPEVITERKPTEEEGESA, from the coding sequence ATGGCAGAGTTGATGACGTTAGAGGCGGAAATTCGGCAGCAGAAAGGCAGCAAAGCAGCCCGACGGCTTCGGGACCGGAAGGTCGGCAAACTGCCGGCGATTGTGTACGGGCACGGACAGGAGCCGGTCTGTATTTCGCTCAATGCGCACGATTTTGTGGAGGCCCTGCATCACGGGCACCGGATTTTTGAAGTGAAGCTGCCCGAAGGAAAACAGACCCTTCTGGTGAAGGACTTGCAGTATGACCATCTGGGCAAGCAGATTATCCATGCGGACCTGATGCGTGTGGATTTGAGCGAGCGGGTGACGGTGACGGTGCCGCTGGAGCTTCGCGGGACGGCCAAGGGCTCGCACGAGGGCGGGATTGTGGACCAGATGCTGGACCATCTGGAAGTGGAGTGCGCCGTTACGGACATTCCGGAGGTGATTGGGGTGTCCATCAAGGAGCTGGGTCTGGGTCAGATGATTCATGCCCGGGATGTGGCGCTGCCGGCGGGAGTGGTTTTGAAGACCAATCCGGATGCCCTGATTTGCCTGTGCCATCTGCCGAAGGTCAAGGAAGCGGAAGAAGCGGCCGCCCCGGCGGAAGGGATTCAGGAGCCGGAAGTTATTACGGAGCGCAAGCCGACGGAAGAAGAAGGCGAATCGGCCTGA
- the pth gene encoding aminoacyl-tRNA hydrolase, giving the protein MRNCLGTADGRTDEPSGTELYVVAGLGNPGAAYEKTRHNVGFEVIDRLAEMLGASAEKKKFGSLVREAQAEGRKLLLVKPQTFMNRSGQAVATVLGFYRLGLERLLVVTDDAALEPGRIRLRAKGSSGGHKGLADIIEKVNSEAFARLRVGIGSCPGAVMADYVLSRPSAGEQALLEQAVKLAAEAVLCWVRDGIDAAMTRYNSRDRSGSPNEAAPKTNGQTKPDEMKNP; this is encoded by the coding sequence TTGCGGAATTGTCTGGGAACCGCGGACGGACGGACGGACGAGCCGTCGGGTACGGAGCTGTATGTGGTGGCGGGTCTGGGCAATCCGGGAGCGGCTTACGAAAAGACGCGGCATAATGTGGGCTTTGAGGTGATTGACCGGCTGGCGGAGATGCTGGGGGCCTCGGCGGAAAAGAAGAAGTTCGGTTCGCTGGTCCGGGAGGCGCAGGCGGAAGGCCGAAAGCTTCTGCTGGTCAAGCCGCAGACCTTTATGAACCGCAGCGGTCAGGCGGTGGCGACGGTGCTGGGGTTTTATCGGCTGGGTCTGGAGCGGCTGCTGGTGGTCACGGATGATGCGGCGCTGGAGCCGGGACGGATTCGGCTTCGGGCGAAAGGCTCGTCGGGCGGGCATAAGGGCCTGGCGGATATTATAGAAAAAGTGAACAGTGAAGCATTTGCCCGGCTTCGGGTGGGAATCGGTTCCTGCCCGGGTGCTGTGATGGCGGATTATGTTCTGTCTCGTCCGTCGGCCGGGGAGCAGGCCCTGCTGGAGCAGGCGGTGAAGCTGGCGGCGGAAGCGGTGCTCTGCTGGGTTCGGGACGGGATAGACGCCGCGATGACTCGATACAACAGTCGGGACCGGAGCGGTTCGCCGAATGAAGCGGCCCCGAAGACGAACGGACAGACAAAGCCGGACGAAATGAAAAATCCTTAA
- the rpsF gene encoding 30S ribosomal protein S6, producing the protein MKTAVKRLYEGLFLVDSALAASDWDGVLGTIRKFLERAGADIVSLRKWDDRRLAYEVDGKSRGTYILTYFHCEPSRVHGIERDVNLSERVLRVLILRADRMSREDMEKPTPAELHPEGSSMPVTEPSEPEDSVADASAVEAADEEAAASE; encoded by the coding sequence TTGAAGACAGCAGTCAAACGATTGTATGAAGGGTTGTTCCTGGTGGATTCGGCGCTGGCGGCGTCGGACTGGGACGGTGTGCTGGGCACCATTCGCAAGTTTCTGGAACGGGCCGGAGCGGACATTGTGAGTCTGAGGAAATGGGATGACCGCCGGCTGGCCTATGAGGTGGACGGCAAAAGCCGCGGGACGTACATTTTGACGTACTTCCACTGCGAGCCGTCGCGGGTGCACGGAATCGAGCGGGATGTGAATCTGTCGGAGCGGGTGCTGCGTGTGCTGATTCTCCGTGCGGACCGGATGAGCCGGGAGGACATGGAAAAGCCCACACCGGCGGAACTGCACCCGGAAGGCAGCTCGATGCCGGTCACGGAACCGTCGGAGCCGGAAGACAGCGTGGCGGATGCGTCGGCCGTCGAGGCGGCGGATGAGGAAGCGGCGGCCTCTGAATAA
- the ssb gene encoding single-stranded DNA-binding protein, with protein sequence MANLNKVLLMGNLTRDPQVTYLPSQTAVAEFGLAVNRVFKKQDGTEGKETCFVDCQMFGRRAEALAKYVKKGDPLFVEGRLKLDQWQAQDGSKRSRLRVFVENFEFIGRGGGAAGAGGVEETDLPDMPDAFSPPPSDDIPF encoded by the coding sequence ATGGCCAATTTGAATAAGGTGCTGCTGATGGGGAATCTGACGCGGGACCCTCAGGTGACGTATCTGCCCAGTCAGACGGCGGTGGCGGAGTTTGGTCTGGCGGTCAATCGGGTGTTCAAAAAGCAGGACGGCACAGAGGGCAAAGAAACCTGCTTTGTGGACTGCCAGATGTTCGGGCGACGTGCGGAGGCGCTGGCCAAGTATGTCAAAAAAGGCGACCCGCTGTTTGTGGAGGGGCGTCTGAAGCTGGACCAGTGGCAGGCCCAGGACGGCAGCAAGCGCAGCCGGCTGCGGGTGTTTGTGGAGAATTTTGAGTTTATCGGCCGGGGCGGAGGTGCGGCCGGCGCCGGCGGAGTCGAGGAGACGGACCTGCCGGATATGCCGGATGCGTTTTCCCCGCCGCCGAGCGATGATATACCGTTTTAA
- the rpsR gene encoding 30S ribosomal protein S18 has translation MAKETGPSKKKKKFLTTLREQTQCRFCREGRRYIDYKDVEALQKLLTNRGKIFSRKRSGNCAGCQRKVKLAIKRARFMALLPFTA, from the coding sequence ATGGCGAAAGAAACAGGACCCAGCAAGAAGAAAAAGAAATTTCTGACCACTCTTCGGGAACAGACGCAGTGCCGGTTCTGCCGGGAAGGCCGGCGGTACATCGACTACAAAGATGTGGAGGCGCTGCAGAAGCTGCTGACCAATCGGGGCAAGATTTTCTCGCGGAAGCGCAGCGGCAACTGTGCCGGCTGTCAGCGGAAGGTCAAGCTGGCGATTAAGCGGGCCCGGTTTATGGCGCTGCTTCCGTTTACGGCCTAA
- the rplI gene encoding 50S ribosomal protein L9, with protein MKVLLCEDVAKLGWLGDIVEVKDGYARNYLLPQGLAVIPTEAAIRSLAEEKARRAEARRLARQEKERLSASLEGVEISLTAKANEQGHLFGSVTESDIAEALQRKGFAVTAEMVHLEAHIKEVGTRDVVIKAASDLRATVRVIVAAEGTVLGADEETSSQ; from the coding sequence ATGAAAGTGTTATTGTGTGAAGATGTAGCCAAACTGGGGTGGCTGGGCGATATTGTGGAGGTCAAAGACGGATATGCCCGGAATTATCTGCTTCCGCAGGGCCTGGCGGTGATACCGACGGAAGCGGCGATTCGGTCGCTGGCGGAGGAAAAGGCGCGGCGTGCGGAAGCGCGTCGTCTGGCCCGCCAGGAAAAAGAGCGGCTGAGCGCTTCGCTGGAAGGGGTGGAAATCTCCCTGACAGCCAAGGCGAACGAGCAGGGGCATCTGTTCGGTTCGGTGACGGAATCGGACATTGCCGAGGCGCTGCAGCGGAAAGGGTTTGCCGTGACGGCGGAGATGGTGCATCTGGAAGCCCATATCAAGGAAGTGGGGACGCGCGATGTCGTCATCAAGGCGGCGTCGGATTTGAGGGCGACGGTGCGTGTCATCGTGGCCGCAGAGGGAACCGTCCTTGGCGCAGACGAAGAAACCAGCAGCCAATAG
- the dnaB gene encoding replicative DNA helicase produces the protein MAQTKKPAANSRSEGRPKEAAEGLGIRKIPASPEAEAALLGSMILDPLCIGRVVEHLKAESFSLPEHQLVFEALVRLFEERREVDLVTLKDELEKRGHLAAVGGVEYLIRLTESVPTAANYEYYMQIVQQKSILRDLAYVCQEILQEVCDPTGESDEKLDEAEKKIFQVTERKISGTAEPIRNLIYQAFEAIDARKGGTGVTGVPTGFRELDDLLGGLQYGDMIVVAGRPSMGKTSFALNIAEYIGADADLPVVIFSLEMSKQQLTERFLCSRTGLNLQMLRKGLISTEQHQQLVEEGARLSEKPIFIDDTPGLTPLMIRAKCRRLKSQYQIQAVFIDYLQLMSLGGKVESRQQEISTISRYIKSLARELAVPVVVLSQLNRAPEGREDHRPRMSDLRESGSIEQDADVILLLHRESYYRRSDGEDAAEDNTAEVIVAKQRNGPTGTVELVFDGACTRFRNKHRGFVPEDYREPPI, from the coding sequence TTGGCGCAGACGAAGAAACCAGCAGCCAATAGCCGTTCCGAGGGCCGCCCGAAGGAAGCTGCGGAGGGGCTGGGGATTCGGAAGATTCCGGCTTCTCCGGAGGCGGAGGCGGCTCTGCTCGGTTCGATGATTCTGGACCCGCTGTGCATCGGCCGGGTGGTGGAGCATCTGAAGGCGGAATCGTTTTCGCTGCCGGAGCATCAGCTGGTGTTTGAAGCGCTGGTGCGCCTGTTTGAAGAGCGGCGGGAAGTCGATTTGGTGACGCTCAAGGATGAGCTGGAAAAGCGGGGGCATCTGGCGGCCGTGGGGGGCGTGGAGTATCTGATTCGGCTGACGGAGTCGGTGCCGACCGCCGCCAACTATGAATACTATATGCAGATTGTCCAGCAGAAGTCGATCCTGCGGGATTTGGCGTATGTCTGCCAGGAGATTCTGCAGGAGGTCTGCGACCCGACGGGGGAAAGCGATGAAAAGCTGGATGAGGCGGAAAAGAAGATTTTCCAGGTGACGGAGCGGAAAATCAGCGGCACAGCCGAGCCGATTCGCAATCTGATTTATCAGGCGTTTGAGGCGATTGACGCCCGCAAAGGGGGAACCGGCGTCACGGGAGTGCCGACGGGGTTTCGGGAGCTGGATGATCTGCTCGGGGGGCTTCAGTACGGCGATATGATAGTCGTGGCGGGCCGTCCGAGCATGGGCAAGACCAGTTTTGCGCTGAATATCGCCGAATACATCGGGGCGGATGCGGACCTTCCGGTGGTGATTTTTTCTCTGGAAATGAGCAAGCAGCAGCTGACGGAGCGGTTTTTGTGCAGCCGGACGGGCCTGAATCTGCAGATGCTCCGCAAGGGGTTAATCAGCACCGAGCAGCATCAGCAGCTGGTGGAGGAAGGGGCTCGGCTGTCGGAAAAACCGATTTTTATTGATGACACGCCGGGTCTGACGCCGCTGATGATTCGGGCCAAGTGCCGTCGGCTGAAAAGTCAGTATCAGATTCAGGCAGTGTTTATTGATTACCTGCAGCTGATGAGTCTGGGGGGCAAGGTGGAATCACGCCAGCAGGAAATCAGCACCATCTCGCGGTATATCAAGTCGCTGGCCCGTGAACTGGCGGTGCCGGTGGTGGTGCTCAGCCAGCTGAACCGGGCTCCGGAAGGGCGCGAGGACCATCGTCCGCGGATGAGCGACCTGCGGGAAAGCGGCAGCATCGAGCAGGATGCGGATGTGATTCTGCTGCTGCATCGGGAGTCGTATTATCGGCGTTCGGACGGGGAGGATGCCGCCGAGGACAATACCGCTGAAGTGATTGTGGCCAAGCAGCGCAACGGGCCGACCGGCACAGTGGAACTGGTGTTTGACGGGGCCTGTACGCGGTTTCGGAACAAACATCGGGGCTTCGTGCCGGAAGACTATCGCGAGCCGCCGATTTGA
- the bamA gene encoding outer membrane protein assembly factor BamA: MRTGWLIGMVLAGWLTAVSFVQAQEEQPEGLVIGSIETAGTVTITRAQVLSTVRTRVGHVFRAEQAAEDVKRLAALEGVDTAYYNAKVVDGKVVLTYVIVEKNLIRSIVLQGNKKVSDSRLLNELGIKQGDYLDQFQVKAGVEKLKEYYRKKGYSQAKITLDESRLIVGQVIFAIDEGPRTKVRKVIFENNQAFSDEQLLRAVKTRPRKFLIFPVYWDQEQMTKDQQQLLDFYRRQGYLDIKAESSVSFSEDRKTAEVTFRVTEGPQYTVDSMTLSGYLFEDEEALRSELKLKPDAPFSPDRLEYDVKKIRSRYRSEGYLDVQVETVRRELDGHRVAVEQKIAEGPRYRIGEVTITGNRMIKDTAIRRVLDEEGFRPGAWYDGAAAQGDGKGELERIVQQTTAAQSVTIVPSGTEPQRRDALVQIAEGQTGTIMLGAGIASDSGLIGQISLDQRNFDITDWPTSFSDLLSGRAFRGAGQRFRAMYSPGRRWTSYSVSFTEPYLYDRPLALDAGFAGFTRLRESYDEKRTGPSLGLTRRYPDHWRRGISFRFENVSIENLDPVVPSDVRDVAGDNLRLGTRFWVGLDKTDSRFRPSKGYNFDAGYEQVLGDHTYGLLTATQRWYKTLYEDLAEHKTILETKLFGGTVVGSAPMYDRFYGGGIGSIRGFRYRGISPRGENGDPIGSDWMAQASAEVAIPLGSETFSWLLFTDAGFFDSGPIRTSVGTGIQILIPQIFGPVPMRFELGAPITKDDDDKTQAFSFSVGALF, from the coding sequence ATGAGAACAGGATGGCTGATCGGGATGGTTTTGGCGGGATGGCTGACGGCGGTTTCCTTCGTGCAGGCGCAGGAGGAGCAGCCGGAGGGACTTGTCATCGGTTCGATTGAGACGGCCGGCACCGTGACGATTACGCGTGCGCAGGTGCTGTCCACGGTGCGGACCCGCGTCGGGCATGTCTTTCGGGCGGAACAGGCCGCCGAAGACGTCAAGCGTCTGGCCGCCCTGGAGGGCGTGGATACGGCCTATTACAACGCAAAGGTTGTTGACGGCAAGGTCGTACTCACCTATGTGATTGTCGAAAAGAACCTGATCCGTTCGATTGTTCTTCAGGGCAACAAGAAGGTCAGCGATTCACGTCTGCTCAATGAGCTGGGAATCAAGCAGGGGGATTATCTGGACCAGTTTCAGGTCAAAGCGGGGGTGGAGAAGCTGAAGGAGTACTACCGGAAGAAGGGCTATTCGCAGGCGAAAATTACCCTGGATGAAAGCCGTCTGATTGTCGGCCAGGTGATTTTTGCGATTGACGAGGGGCCGCGGACCAAGGTTCGGAAAGTGATTTTTGAAAACAATCAGGCGTTTTCGGATGAGCAGCTGCTCAGGGCCGTCAAGACGCGTCCGAGGAAGTTTCTGATTTTTCCGGTGTACTGGGACCAGGAGCAGATGACGAAGGATCAGCAGCAGCTGCTGGATTTTTACCGCCGGCAGGGGTATCTGGATATCAAGGCGGAGTCTTCGGTTTCGTTCAGCGAAGACCGCAAAACGGCGGAGGTGACATTTCGGGTGACGGAAGGGCCGCAGTATACGGTCGATTCGATGACCCTGAGCGGCTATTTGTTTGAGGACGAAGAGGCCCTTCGGTCGGAGCTGAAGCTTAAGCCCGATGCGCCGTTCAGTCCGGACCGTCTGGAGTATGACGTCAAGAAGATTCGCAGCCGATATCGATCGGAAGGGTATCTGGATGTGCAGGTGGAGACGGTTCGGCGGGAGCTGGATGGACACCGAGTGGCTGTGGAGCAGAAAATTGCGGAAGGGCCGCGCTACCGTATCGGCGAGGTGACGATTACCGGCAACCGGATGATCAAAGATACCGCCATCCGTCGTGTGCTGGATGAGGAGGGCTTCCGTCCGGGGGCCTGGTATGACGGAGCGGCGGCTCAGGGGGACGGCAAAGGGGAGCTGGAGCGGATTGTCCAGCAGACGACGGCGGCGCAGTCGGTGACGATTGTGCCCAGCGGTACGGAGCCGCAGCGGCGGGATGCGCTGGTGCAGATTGCTGAAGGCCAGACGGGCACGATTATGCTGGGGGCGGGAATTGCCAGCGACAGCGGTCTGATCGGTCAGATTTCGCTGGACCAGCGAAACTTTGATATCACGGACTGGCCGACGAGTTTTTCGGATTTGCTGTCGGGCAGGGCGTTTCGCGGGGCCGGGCAGCGGTTTCGGGCGATGTACAGTCCGGGCCGCCGGTGGACGAGCTATTCGGTCAGTTTTACGGAGCCGTATCTGTATGACCGGCCGCTGGCGCTGGATGCAGGATTTGCCGGCTTTACGCGGCTTCGGGAATCGTATGATGAAAAGCGGACCGGACCGAGTCTGGGCCTGACGCGGCGCTATCCGGATCACTGGCGGAGAGGCATTTCATTCCGCTTTGAAAATGTGAGCATTGAGAATCTGGACCCGGTTGTGCCGTCGGACGTCCGGGATGTGGCGGGCGACAATCTGCGGCTGGGGACGCGGTTCTGGGTCGGACTGGACAAGACGGACAGCCGGTTTCGGCCCAGCAAGGGGTATAATTTTGATGCGGGCTATGAACAGGTGCTGGGGGACCATACGTACGGTCTTCTGACGGCCACGCAGCGGTGGTACAAGACGCTGTATGAGGATTTGGCGGAACACAAAACGATTTTGGAGACCAAATTGTTCGGCGGAACAGTCGTCGGCAGTGCTCCTATGTATGACCGGTTCTACGGCGGCGGCATCGGGTCGATTCGGGGCTTTCGGTATCGCGGCATCAGTCCCCGCGGAGAAAACGGCGATCCCATCGGCAGCGACTGGATGGCACAGGCCAGCGCGGAGGTGGCGATTCCGCTGGGCAGCGAGACATTTTCGTGGCTGCTGTTTACGGATGCCGGCTTTTTTGACAGCGGGCCGATACGCACGTCAGTCGGCACAGGGATTCAGATTTTGATTCCGCAGATTTTCGGACCGGTTCCGATGCGGTTTGAACTGGGGGCTCCGATTACGAAAGATGATGACGATAAGACGCAGGCCTTCAGTTTCTCGGTTGGTGCGCTGTTTTAG
- a CDS encoding OmpH family outer membrane protein: MNGQKRHGWIVPAVLACGAAWLIYQQGFAAAQERYAPVRVGIVDVTKILENCKKNKQWQEKAEADRSRVQAEFQQMRRELEALQANIKQRRPGSSDYFALMGEYEEKRALMEGRNSFYENKFTQEMQQWMEALYSDFVKVTAMVAQEKGLDIVLGKESLEMPAPTLRDFMLSVKTQKVLYSRQELDITDEVLAALDKLSN; this comes from the coding sequence ATGAACGGACAGAAAAGACACGGATGGATTGTGCCGGCAGTGCTGGCGTGCGGAGCGGCGTGGCTGATTTATCAGCAGGGATTTGCGGCGGCTCAGGAGAGATATGCTCCGGTTCGGGTCGGGATTGTGGATGTGACGAAGATTCTGGAAAACTGCAAAAAGAATAAACAGTGGCAGGAGAAGGCGGAGGCGGACCGCAGCCGGGTGCAGGCGGAGTTTCAGCAGATGCGGCGAGAGCTGGAGGCCCTGCAGGCCAATATCAAGCAGCGCCGGCCCGGCAGCAGCGATTATTTTGCGCTGATGGGTGAGTATGAGGAAAAGCGGGCCCTGATGGAGGGACGCAATTCGTTTTATGAGAACAAATTCACCCAGGAGATGCAGCAGTGGATGGAGGCGCTGTACAGCGATTTTGTGAAGGTGACAGCGATGGTGGCCCAGGAAAAGGGTCTGGATATTGTGCTGGGCAAGGAAAGTCTGGAGATGCCGGCGCCGACGCTGCGGGATTTTATGCTGAGCGTCAAGACGCAGAAGGTGCTGTACAGCCGGCAGGAGCTGGATATTACGGATGAGGTGCTGGCAGCGCTGGATAAGCTGAGCAATTAA
- the lpxD gene encoding UDP-3-O-(3-hydroxymyristoyl)glucosamine N-acyltransferase: protein MEANGASVRKMTVAELTERLGGRLCGPGHPIVCGVNTLRDASPEEVSFLTEEKQRPLLADCRAAAVLVSQEAAGCRAAQIVVGSVQKALIEALKLFAPPLTVWKGVHPTAVVEPDAVLEEGVGIGPNTYIGHQVRIGAYTVIGANCSIGERTQIGSRCRLDSNVVVYHDCRIGNFCILQSHCTIGATGFGYAFVDGRHQLIPHNGGVILEDGVEIGANSCVDRAKFGQTVVGAGTKIDNLVQVGHNVRIGRMCLLAGQVGLAGSAVLGDGVVMAGGSGVADHITVGSGAIVGAAAVVIEDVAPGCQVWGTPAQEIAAEKRSTVWYRRLPKLAEEVRELKKRIQQIENAKNNPARG, encoded by the coding sequence ATGGAAGCAAACGGGGCTTCGGTTCGGAAAATGACCGTTGCAGAGCTGACCGAACGGCTGGGGGGGCGGCTGTGCGGTCCGGGGCATCCGATTGTCTGCGGCGTCAATACGCTTCGGGATGCGTCGCCGGAGGAAGTGAGTTTCCTGACGGAGGAAAAGCAGCGTCCGCTGCTGGCGGACTGCCGGGCGGCGGCGGTTTTGGTTTCGCAGGAGGCAGCGGGCTGCCGTGCGGCGCAGATTGTAGTCGGCAGCGTGCAGAAGGCGCTGATTGAGGCGCTGAAACTGTTTGCTCCGCCGCTGACGGTCTGGAAGGGAGTGCACCCGACGGCGGTTGTGGAACCGGATGCGGTTCTCGAAGAGGGGGTCGGCATCGGTCCGAATACCTATATCGGTCATCAGGTCCGCATCGGGGCCTATACGGTTATCGGGGCCAACTGCAGCATCGGAGAGCGGACGCAAATCGGTTCACGCTGCCGGCTGGACAGCAATGTGGTGGTGTATCACGACTGCCGCATCGGGAACTTCTGCATCCTGCAGTCGCACTGCACGATAGGGGCGACGGGGTTTGGGTATGCGTTTGTGGACGGCCGGCATCAGCTGATTCCGCACAACGGCGGGGTGATTCTGGAGGATGGGGTGGAAATCGGGGCCAACAGCTGTGTGGACCGGGCGAAATTCGGCCAGACCGTTGTCGGGGCCGGTACAAAGATTGATAATTTGGTGCAGGTCGGGCATAATGTGCGCATCGGCCGGATGTGTCTGCTGGCCGGACAGGTCGGGCTGGCGGGCAGTGCGGTGCTCGGGGATGGGGTTGTGATGGCCGGAGGGTCGGGGGTCGCAGACCATATTACGGTGGGGTCCGGAGCGATAGTCGGAGCGGCCGCAGTTGTTATTGAAGATGTTGCACCGGGCTGTCAGGTCTGGGGAACTCCGGCGCAGGAAATTGCGGCGGAAAAGCGCTCGACGGTGTGGTACCGGCGGCTGCCGAAACTGGCCGAAGAGGTCCGGGAACTGAAGAAAAGGATTCAGCAGATTGAAAATGCAAAAAACAATCCGGCACGAGGATAA